A window from Gallus gallus isolate bGalGal1 chromosome 7, bGalGal1.mat.broiler.GRCg7b, whole genome shotgun sequence encodes these proteins:
- the RAPH1 gene encoding ras-associated and pleckstrin homology domains-containing protein 1 isoform X4, with amino-acid sequence MEQLSDEELDHGAEEDSDKEDQDLDKMFGAWLGELDKLTQSLDSDKPVAPVKRSPLHQETNLANFSYRFSMYNLNEALNQGETVDLDALMADLCSIEQELSSIGSHSANNTAVKRLATESKVQKPPASRPSTKHGSMKGLSSSSGKVTKPPHANVSLDDITAQLEKASLSMDEAAQQSIAEDAKPVVNAQHRRTASAGTVSDAEVRSISNSSRSSITSAASSMDSLDIDKVTRPQELDLTSQGQPITEHSYLDRETSLLLRNIAGKPSHLLTKEEQAAKLKAEKIRVALEKIKEAQVKKLVIRVHMSDDSSKTMMVDERQTVRQVLDNLMDKSHCGYSLDWSLVETISELQMERIFEDHENLVENLLNWTRDSQNKLMFVERIEKYALFKNPQNYLLGKKETSEMADRNKEVLLEECFCGSSVTVPEIEGVLWLKEDGKKSWKKRYFLLRASGIYYVPKGKAKVSRDLVCFLQLDHVNVYYGQDYRNKYKAPTDYCLVLKHPQIQKKSQYIKYLCCDDVRTLHQWINGIRIAKYGKQLYMNYQDALKRTESAYDWTSLSSSSIKSGSSSSSLPESQSNHSNQSDSGVSDTQPTGHVRSQSIVSSMFSEAWKRGTQLEESSKVTRRL; translated from the exons atggagCAATTATCGGATGAAGAGCTTGACCATGGTGCAGAAGAAGACAGTGATAAGGAAGATCAGGATCTGGACAAGATGTTTGGGGCCTGGCTAGGAGAACTGGACAAACTCACACAG AGTTTGGATTCAGACAAGCCTGTGGCACCAGTGAAGAGATCACCTCTCCACCAAGAAACCAACCTTGCCAACTTCTCATATCGTTTCTCCATGTACAATTTGAATG AAGCTCTGAATCAGGGGGAGACTGTGGATCTAGATGCCCTCATGGCTGATCTCTGCTCCATagagcaggagctcagcagcaTTGGGTCTCATTCAGCAAATAATACTGCAGTGAAACGCCTTGCCACAGAATCGAAAGTTCAGAAACCACCTGCTAGCCGTCCTTCTACTAAGCATGGCAGTATGAAAGGATTATCCTCTTCATCTGGTAAGGTTACTAAACCACCACATGCCAACGTTTCTCTGGATGACATCACTGCACAATTAGAGAAAGCTTCCTTGAGCATGGATGAGGCAGCCCAGCAGTCTATAGCAGAAGATGCCAAACCAGTAGTTAATGCCCAGCACAGGAGGACAGCATCTGCTGGCACAGTGAGTGATGCTGAGGTACGCTCAATCAGTAACTCCTCCCGTTCCAGCATAACTTCTGCAGCTTCCAGCATGGACTCTTTGGATATTGATAAGGTGACAAGACCTCAGGAACTGGACTTGACATCACAAGGGCAACCAATCACCGAG CACTCCTATTTGGACAGGGAAACCTCCCTCCTTCTGAGAAACATTGCAGGAAAGCCTTCTCACTTACTGACCAAG GAGGAACAGGCTGCTAAACTGAAAGCTGAGAAGATTAGAGTGGCGTTAGAGAAGATTAAAGAGGCACAAGTGAAAAAG TTGGTGATCAGAGTCCACATGTCTGATGACAGCTCAAAAACAATGATGGTGGATGAGAGGCAGACGGTGAGACAAGTATTAGACAATCTGATGGACAAATCACATTGTGGTTATAGTTTAGACTGGTCATTGGTGGAAACCATCTCTGAATTGCAGATGG AAAGGATCTTTGAAGATCATGAAAATTTAGTTGAAAATCTTCTCAATTGGACAAGAGACAGTCAAAACAAGCTAATGTTTGTGGAACGTATAGAGAAATATGCGCTTTTTAAGAATCCTCAG AACTatcttctggggaaaaaagaaacctctgAGATGGCAGACAGGAATAaagaggtgctgctggag GAGTGTTTCTGTGGAAGTTCTGTAACTGTGCCAGAAATAGAAGGAGTTCTGTGGCTGAAAGAGGATGGTAAGAAGTCTTGGAAGAAACGTTACTTTCTTCTTCGAGCTTCAGGAATCTACTACGTTCCTAAGGGAAAGGCAAAG GTCTCGCGGGATCTCGTGTGCTTtctacagctagatcatgtCAACGTTTACTATGGACAGGACTATCGGAACAAATACAAAGCTCCCACAGACTACTGCTTAGTGCTGAAG CATCCTCAGATCCAGAAGAAATCCCAGTATATTAAGTATCTTTGCTGTGATGATGTAAGAACTCTACACCAATGGATCAATGGCATCCGCATTGCTAAG TATGGGAAGCAACTGTATATGAACTATCAAGATGCACTAAAGAGAACAGAATCGGCGTATGACTGGACTTCCTTGTCTAGCTCAAGTATCAAGTCAGGCTCCAGCTCATCTAGTTTGCCAG